TTTGAAATCTCTTCCTGCAACACGTCCATGTGTTGTTTCTACTTCTATATTAGCCAATACAAACACTGAAGTTGATAATAAGACAAAAATACCAATTATTTtatccatttttaaattaaaaattccgtACATCAAGGTaacatgaatttaattttaatactgagCTGTACGTATCTATAGAAACGGCGATAAATATTATCTGTTATACTAAGGAGTTATaaagatattgtaaataaataattctgagAACAAATTCAAATCACAtgaatttattaagattaagaCAGGGTTGAATTTTCTATTTGTCTGAtcctattttattacaaattagttTATTCACGCGTTTTCGTCTGTGTGAATGTTTGATTGGAAAAACAGTTACTGTTGCGTTTTAATTATGCAAGACACGAAtttgaaacattaaaattaaatcttacatcaaacattatttataatctacaGGTTCGCAAGTATCaaatgcattttaataaaaaaaaacgattaatttagtctaaaaaattgtataacacACAATGTAATAGAAATAGAAATAGGAGTTATagaaaactataattaatttatgaacacAAAATAAGTCACGAAATagctgaaattattttattaatactagaGACAATATTctagtatttatatacaatattgtgTGCCCCAATTCCATACGCTTAACATCGTGACTTTAACAGCAAGAAACATCCCCAGTATATATCACTTCATCATCTTGTAAGTTACATGACTAATAACTAGCTGACAAACAGATTCGACATATTTTGACTTTTAGAAGGCTTTCCGATTTAGTCAACcatagtttctaatttgattatcaataagtaagtgtaatgctgctatgttgaataaataattttgatttgaaaaaaaaagttgactTACTAAAAAAGTTAGCAATGGCTGATTTCAACGTGCGTTTGCTATTTTAGTAATATGAGAGATAGATAGCAGtatgtattatacaaaagataaaaagaataccataaactgtttttattaaaaaagtgattataaaaaatgacaaagcgatataaataaagtaaggtGCAATAAAACAGTTAAAACGTTTGCCTACCACTTTTCTCGTGCCCATACTTATATTCTTTACATTTAAAAGATTGATGGGACTTAGAATCACTCTAAGCGGAGAGATTGTTAACTAAAATAGCAGCAAAACCATAGAATATTATCAATAGCCACTGGATCACAGAgaccctggccctttgggccaGAATAAAAAGACGCGACCGTCAAAACCGTCGAGGAGGAACAGCCCGGGTAAAGggaccccgaggcccgtacccagactggcctaggccagccaggatgTACCAACTCTCTCTATAGAATATTAAGTGTTATACTCCGCATTATTAAGGATTTCACCAATAGTAAAGCGAAAATTGTATTCcatgttacattattattattattgagaagCCAATTAGAAATTAGTTtcgtaaattacaaatacatttcgTAAATTACGAATACATTTACAAATCATGAgactttatatgttttattacatttatacagaacatttttacatttacagaGAAGACAAATAatgttgatttatatatataaggttttatttGGTTGCAAATTCCTGATTTTGGAGATTTTTTGGTGTAATTAATAGGCGCACGAAGTTGCCTAATATTAGGACAATTTCGCGTGCAATccattctattaatattaagtaatatcaaTTTCATATTGGATTACCTGTGACAATAGTTGTTGATttgatttagtaaataaataaatactcacGTATACATGTATGCGTCTATCTAAAAACCATGAAATTGAACTAAATGGATTTCCATAATATGTcgagatttataaaaattataacaaaaaatgaattaattgctttaaaagttattaaaaaaatactgtatcaatttgaaaataaaaattaagaaagcaTTACAAATTGAATACTAACCTTATTTGAATTGCAACagtcttatttttaaaacattttcatggtttaaaatatagtttacacTTTAGACCTACGTGGTCATGGAATGATGGAAAATTATAGTATTCATCGTTTCGGTTTAAGTAATGCTTGTTGCATTGCATTATTGCATTTGCTTCGTGcttgtttttatcatatatacctATTTTTCCGTTTCCCTTAAAACTACCGAATTAACATTGATTGGTAAAAAACTATATacgttatttgaaaataattcgtATACAGCTTTTTATGATATTCCATATGCCAAACCACCTATACATGAACTAAGATTTAAGGTatttatatacgttatataattaatttcaaattcgcAGCatcatgaatttattattatccgTGTGATTTCAGCCTCCGAAATATATTCCATTTTTTGAAAACGGCATATATGACTACAGTAGACCCCGCAAACTATGTGCTATTGATAATATCGAAGACTGTTTGTATCTGTCTATATATTCGCCAAATATCGCTAACAATACGGAACGATATCCGGTTTTAGTGTGGACATATGAATATTCCAATCTTCATGGgcctgatttttttatagacgaAAATGTAATAGTAGTAACTGTGTCGTTTAGGTTTTCTATTTTTGGATTTCTTAACACAGAAGATGATTACGCTGAAGGAAATATGGGAGCTAAGGATATATTAATGGCACTTAAATGGTTGCgtgataacataattatttttaatggtgATCCAAATAGAGTTACGATAATCGGTTCTGGTTTGGCATCTACTCCGGTCGCATCAATGCTAGTCTCAAAAGCTGCAGATGGTCTGTTCACGAGAGCTATAATTTTAGATGGCAGTGCACTATCGCCTGCTGACTATAGAGGAAATAATTTGGAAGTACCACGTAAATTGTTTCGGAGATTCACTGGAAGTTTCGATGGTTTTAGTCTACAGAAACTACATAAAATCCTAGATAATACATCTTCAGCGGAACTGCTAGGAGCAAGTAGTGGTCTATACGATAGCACAGAGGTAAGAGATAACCAAAGATTAATTCATTCTTTTGGTTGTTCAATAGAAAAATCGTCCAAAATGCCATTTATGAATCAATCCCCTCTGAATGCATacagaagaaaatatataaataataacattgatGTAATATTTGGATATACTACTTtggcaaatttatataaattaaaaggcTTAGCAAAAAATAGAGAACTTCTGGAATATCTTagttacaattttcaatatttacttCCATTTGAAGGTGAGCGTAACGAATATGATTCAAAATCATATAGagaaataaagaaagaaatattagatttttattttttgaacgGTACTGTTGGAAAAAGAAGTTTAAAACGATATGCAAAGTATGTTTCTGATCAACTTTTATATCCATTGCTTCGACAAGCTACATTGCATAACCGTGCGTCTCATAGCAATGTTTACTTGTATAGATTTGCTTTCAAAGGATCTTTGAATATTGGTTGGCGATCATCGGTGCCGAATTTGAAATGGACGGGAGCAACATTAGGAGATGAAACGTGTTATTTATTCAGATGCAAATCAGAAACAGATGTCTATATAAGCCTTAAATGCAATGAAAAGCACTtcattaagaaaattataaggCTATTAGCGAACTTTGTAAAACACGGGTAAGAAAAAGacaatttctttattaatactcGAAATTATTGGATTTCTTAAGATCGACTACTTTGACatctatttgaattttttaagatcgactattttatgtaatttcatTTTGCTAAACAAGCCgacatggcctagtggttagaacgcgtgtatcttaaccgatgatcgtgggttcaaatccgggcaagcaccactaaattttcatgtgcttagtttgtgtttataattcatcttatgcttgacggtgaaggaagacatcgtgaggaaacctgcatgtgtctgattttattgaaattctgccacttgtgtattcaccaaaccgcattggagcagtgtggtgg
This genomic stretch from Nymphalis io chromosome 17, ilAglIoxx1.1, whole genome shotgun sequence harbors:
- the LOC126774936 gene encoding esterase E4-like is translated as MGAKDILMALKWLRDNIIIFNGDPNRVTIIGSGLASTPVASMLVSKAADGLFTRAIILDGSALSPADYRGNNLEVPRKLFRRFTGSFDGFSLQKLHKILDNTSSAELLGASSGLYDSTEVRDNQRLIHSFGCSIEKSSKMPFMNQSPLNAYRRKYINNNIDVIFGYTTLANLYKLKGLAKNRELLEYLSYNFQYLLPFEGERNEYDSKSYREIKKEILDFYFLNGTVGKRSLKRYAKYVSDQLLYPLLRQATLHNRASHSNVYLYRFAFKGSLNIGWRSSVPNLKWTGATLGDETCYLFRCKSETDVYISLKCNEKHFIKKIIRLLANFVKHGNPTPSPSDNILNTLQWVPLERNENLQAMNFGRNFKMIDVPEEKRKSFWDRLMKEYFRDF